In Balaenoptera ricei isolate mBalRic1 chromosome 4, mBalRic1.hap2, whole genome shotgun sequence, the following are encoded in one genomic region:
- the CD86 gene encoding T-lymphocyte activation antigen CD86 isoform X1, with product MGLGCTMGLRNTLVVMALLLSGAASLESQAFFNETGDLPCHFPNSQNLSLDVLVIFWQDQNKLVLYELYRGQENPHNVHPKYIGRTSFDQDNWTLRLHKVQIKDKGSYQCFIHYKGPQGLVPIHQMSSDLSVLANFSQPEVNLIPNQTENSNIINLTCSSTQGYPEPQRMYILLKTKNSTTEHDTVMKKSQNNITELYNVSISMSFSIPPETNVSIFCVLQLEPTKTLLFSPPCNIDAKPPVPSPPVPDHILWIAALLVTLVVVCGMVFFLTLKKRKKKQPGPSKECETIKVEGKESEQTEKRVELQEPERSDEAQCDINISKTASGDKSATHF from the exons GTGCTGCTTCCTTGGAAAGTCAGGCATTTTTCAACGAGACTGGAGACCTGCCATGCCACTTTCCAAACTCTCAAAACCTAAGCCTGGATGTGCTGGTGATATTTTGGCAGGACCAGAATAAGTTGGTTCTCTATGAGCTGTACAGAGGCCAAGAGAATCCTCACAATGTTCATCCCAAGTATATAGGCCGCACGAGCTTTGACCAGGACAATTGGACACTGCGACTCCACAAGGTTCAGATCAAGGACAAGGGCTCTTACCAATGTTTCATCCATTATAAAGGACCCCAAGGACTGGTTCCCATCCACCAGATGAGTTCTGACCTGTCAGTGCTGG CTAACTTCAGTCAACCAGAAGTAAATCTAATTCCTAATCAAACAGAAAATTCTAACATCATAAATTTGACCTGCTCATCTACACAAGGTTACCCAGAACCTCAGAGGATGTATATATTGCTAAAAACTAAGAATTCAACTACTGAGCATGACACTGTCATgaagaaatctcaaaataatatcACAGAACTGTACAACGTTTCTATCagcatgtctttttccatccctcctgAAACAAACGTGAGCATCTTCTGTGTCTTGCAACTTGAGCCAACGAAGACACTGCTTTTCTCGCCACCTTGCAATATAG ATGCAAAGCCACCTGTACCAAGCCCCCCTGTCCCAGACCACATCCTCTGGATTGCAGCTCTACTTGTAACATTGGTCGTTGTGTGTGGGATGGTGTTCTTTCTAACactaaagaaaaggaagaagaagcagCCTGGCCCCTCTAAAGAATGTG AAACCATCAAAGTGGAGGGGAAAGAGAGTGAACAGACTGAGAAAAG AGTAGAGCTCCAAGAACCTGAAAGATCTGATGAAGCCCAGTGTGATATTAACATTTCAAAGACAGCCTCAGGCGACAAAAGCGCtacacatttttaa
- the CD86 gene encoding T-lymphocyte activation antigen CD86 isoform X2 has protein sequence MGLGCTMGLRNTLVVMALLLSGAASLESQAFFNETGDLPCHFPNSQNLSLDVLVIFWQDQNKLVLYELYRGQENPHNVHPKYIGRTSFDQDNWTLRLHKVQIKDKGSYQCFIHYKGPQGLVPIHQMSSDLSVLANFSQPEVNLIPNQTENSNIINLTCSSTQGYPEPQRMYILLKTKNSTTEHDTVMKKSQNNITELYNVSISMSFSIPPETNVSIFCVLQLEPTKTLLFSPPCNIDAKPPVPSPPVPDHILWIAALLVTLVVVCGMVFFLTLKKRKKKQPGPSKECETIKVEGKESEQTEKRAPRT, from the exons GTGCTGCTTCCTTGGAAAGTCAGGCATTTTTCAACGAGACTGGAGACCTGCCATGCCACTTTCCAAACTCTCAAAACCTAAGCCTGGATGTGCTGGTGATATTTTGGCAGGACCAGAATAAGTTGGTTCTCTATGAGCTGTACAGAGGCCAAGAGAATCCTCACAATGTTCATCCCAAGTATATAGGCCGCACGAGCTTTGACCAGGACAATTGGACACTGCGACTCCACAAGGTTCAGATCAAGGACAAGGGCTCTTACCAATGTTTCATCCATTATAAAGGACCCCAAGGACTGGTTCCCATCCACCAGATGAGTTCTGACCTGTCAGTGCTGG CTAACTTCAGTCAACCAGAAGTAAATCTAATTCCTAATCAAACAGAAAATTCTAACATCATAAATTTGACCTGCTCATCTACACAAGGTTACCCAGAACCTCAGAGGATGTATATATTGCTAAAAACTAAGAATTCAACTACTGAGCATGACACTGTCATgaagaaatctcaaaataatatcACAGAACTGTACAACGTTTCTATCagcatgtctttttccatccctcctgAAACAAACGTGAGCATCTTCTGTGTCTTGCAACTTGAGCCAACGAAGACACTGCTTTTCTCGCCACCTTGCAATATAG ATGCAAAGCCACCTGTACCAAGCCCCCCTGTCCCAGACCACATCCTCTGGATTGCAGCTCTACTTGTAACATTGGTCGTTGTGTGTGGGATGGTGTTCTTTCTAACactaaagaaaaggaagaagaagcagCCTGGCCCCTCTAAAGAATGTG AAACCATCAAAGTGGAGGGGAAAGAGAGTGAACAGACTGAGAAAAG AGCTCCAAGAACCTGA